Proteins encoded in a region of the Eubalaena glacialis isolate mEubGla1 chromosome 20, mEubGla1.1.hap2.+ XY, whole genome shotgun sequence genome:
- the LOC133081208 gene encoding arylamine N-acetyltransferase 1 has translation MNIEAYFERIGYKHCRNKLDLETLTDILQHQIRAIPFENLNIHCGEAMELGLEATFDQIVRRNRGGWCLQVNHLLYWALTTIGFETTILGGYVYNTSANKYSNAMIHLLLKVTIDGRNYIADAGFGRSYQMWQPLELISGKDQPQVPCVFCLTEERGIWYLDQIRREQYIPNQEFLNSELLEKNKYRKIYSFTLEPRTIEDFESVNIYLQESPASVFTSKSFCSLQTPEGVHCLVGFTLTYRRFNYKDNTDLVEFNTLNEEEVKENLKNIFNISLEKKLAPKHGDKFFTI, from the coding sequence ATGAACATTGAAGCATATTTTGAAAGAATTGGTTACAAGCACTGtaggaacaaattggacttgGAAACATTAACTGACATTCTTCAGCACCAGATCCGAGCCATTCCCTTTGAGAACCTTAACATCCATTGTGGGGAAGCCATGGAATTGGGCTTAGAGGCCACTTTTGATCAAATTGTGAGGAGGAACCGAGGTGGGTGGTGTCTCCAAGTCAATCATCTTCTGTACTGGGCTCTGACCACAATTGGTTTTGAGACCACGATATTGGGAGGGTATGTATACAACACTTCAGCAAACAAATATAGCAATGCCATGATTCACCTCCTGCTGAAGGTGACCATTGATGGCAGGAACTACATAGCTGATGCTGGATTTGGACGCTCTTACCAGATGTGGCAGCCTCTAGAGTTAATTTCTGGGAAGGATCAACCCCAAGTGCCTTGCGTCTTCTGCTTGACAGAAGAGAGAGGAATCTGGTACCTGGACCAAATCAGAAGAGAGCAGTATATCCCAAACCAAGAATTTCTTAATTCTGAGCTCCTGGAGAAGAATAAATATCGGAAAATCTACTCTTTTACTCTTGAACCTCGAACAATCGAAGACTTTGAGTCTGTGAATATATACCTTCAGGAATCTCCAGCATCTGTCTTTACAAGCAAGTCATTTTGTTCCTTGCAGACTCCAGAAGGTGTTCACTGTTTAGTGGGCTTCACCCTCACCTACAGGAGATTCAATTATAAGGACAATACAGATTTGGTAGAGTTTAACACACTGaatgaagaagaagtaaaagaaaatctaaaaaatatatttaatatttccttGGAGAAAAAGCTTGCCCCCAAACATGGTGATAAATTTTTTACCATATAG